A genomic segment from Torulaspora delbrueckii CBS 1146 chromosome 3, complete genome encodes:
- the RSM7 gene encoding mitochondrial 37S ribosomal protein uS7m (similar to Saccharomyces cerevisiae RSM7 (YJR113C); ancestral locus Anc_7.486) — MFKLGRSSLQRPVATVARMSRSSGAVVPRMMTISMRLQSTESKPQESNEFSDEKIDEWLEAIKSLRAEFSEQEFLPETSLAPPGQTRIDIIGDVMAASKKFEPTKQQMEEWERLKDVPIPQRKDPILQHVTNMVMRHGKKQRAEKILSRALYLVFCQTRQDPVEVLKKALDELAPLMMVRTFNTGVAKAAVIPVPLNQRQRNRIAWKWIVEGADKRASSDFAVRLGEELISVYKGNSSGYDKRDQIHKTAIAHRSYIRLK, encoded by the coding sequence ATGTTTAAGCTGGGTAGAAGCAGCCTGCAACGGCCAGTGGCCACTGTTGCTCGTATGAGCCGTTCTAGCGGTGCTGTTGTTCCACGTATGATGACCATATCGATGAGATTGCAAAGTACCGAGTCAAAGCCACAGGAATCAAATGAATTCAGCGacgaaaagattgatgaatgGTTAGAAGCCATCAAATCGTTGAGGGCCGAGTTTTCAGAACAAGAGTTTTTACCTGAGACCTCTTTGGCACCTCCAGGCCAAACGAGAATAGATATAATAGGAGATGTGATGGCAGCAAGCAAAAAATTCGAACCCACTAAGCAGCAAATGGAAGAATGGGAAAGATTAAAGGATGTTCCAATCCCTCAGAGAAAGGATCCCATTTTGCAGCATGTTACAAATATGGTAATGAGACATGGTAAGAAACAACGTGCAGAAAAGATACTTTCGAGAGCTCTTTACTTGGTTTTTTGCCAAACGCGTCAGGATCCAGTCGAGGTGCTCAAAAAGGCTCTAGACGAATTAGCGCCACTCATGATGGTTAGAACTTTTAACACAGGTGTGGCCAAAGCTGCTGTGATCCCTGTtcctttgaatcaaagacaaagaaacagaatTGCTTGGAAGTGGATTGTAGAAGGTGCAGACAAGAGGGCTTCATCAGATTTCGCCGTAAGATTGGGAGAAGAACTAATCTCGGTGTACAAAGGTAACAGTTCCGGTTACGACAAGAGAGATCAAATACACAAGACAGCCATTGCCCACAGATCCTACATCAGATTGAAATGA
- the NNF1 gene encoding MIND complex subunit NNF1 (similar to Saccharomyces cerevisiae NNF1 (YJR112W); ancestral locus Anc_7.489), which produces MTNDQKIRYLRLKQVFNKALNQSISKLESWEKVSSCFPRYSNTRDGSSNLVTCQRQVIEFWTELCKREFDEILVERNVKEKLDELDDLVSEAKERLRLSNQRGDIMKDSTPIDELSSEKLIQGNLYKERIIATQQLDDRLANIKEINVNMQQELNELVAELDNEQVELTKLYDKYLGTAIEQPLDETLVQGLNDMLLELRNL; this is translated from the coding sequence TGATCAGAAGATTAGATATCTAAGGCTGAAACAGGTTTTCAACAAGGCTCTTAATCAATCCATCTCCAAGCTAGAAAGCTGGGAGAAAGTGAGCTCTTGCTTTCCGAGATACTCTAATACAAGAGATGGTTCATCGAACCTAGTCACTTGCCAGCGGCAGGTTATAGAATTCTGGACAGAACTTTGTAAGAGAGAGTTTGACGAGATACTGGTGGAAAGGAATGTAAAGGAGAAATTAGATGAACTGGACGATTTAGTATCAGAAGCGAAGGAACGGCTTCGTTTGTCTAATCAGCGAGGCGATATCATGAAAGATAGCACACCAATTGACGAATTGTCGAGTGAAAAACTGATCCAAGGTAACTTgtacaaagaaagaatcatTGCTACTCAACAATTGGACGACAGACTTGCGAACATAAAGGAGATAAACGTGAATATGCAGCAAGAGCTTAATGAATTAGTGGCGGAACTGGATAATGAACAAGTAGAACTAACAAAACTATACGACAAATATCTAGGGACCGCGATAGAGCAACCACTTGATGAGACACTGGTTCAAGGTTTGAATGATATGCTGCTTGAGCTACGCAATCTGTGA
- the PSY4 gene encoding Psy4p (similar to Saccharomyces cerevisiae PSY4 (YBL046W); ancestral locus Anc_7.485), which yields MTTITVSGQQAVSDVDTNMMGIRSKSLFEILKRIVVHGEFDVLNESEPDEVLGEIIEHITVSIPEGIFRTKENDGNKEFGRLKGELIALGDYLRDQFQIKEVYPFTIVRICELCYDPFKYFKVYELGKFVSAMTSCCLVKTSWSSTGASIKATKNQTNFSNGESDQEDVSLTKIPWIDEETEKELVPFIKEIDSIMGANLGFEDGDEDENMDVEINDLEGRNESEDFIIEGYYEDAPGGDGDSDDDDDDYVEGAQSEEDDDDSEDEEDRATSNGKRKPTEVDDYEYIEKTRRNTRVTTPKKLKAQSTEEQRPDVQMSSLEQQVSILISPEGQKQDAQGNI from the coding sequence ATGACAACCATAACAGTTTCTGGGCAGCAGGCTGTGAGTGATGTTGATACCAATATGATGGGTATACGGTCAAAGAgcctttttgaaattttaaagagAATAGTAGTACATGGGGAATTTGATGTGTTGAATGAAAGTGAACCTGATGAAGTGCTGGGAGAGATAATAGAGCATATAACGGTGAGCATACCGGAAGGCATTTTTAGAACAAAGGAAAATGACGGGAATAAAGAATTTGGACGACTGAAAGGTGAGTTAATAGCTCTAGGTGACTACTTGAGAGACCAGTTCcagatcaaagaagtgTATCCTTTCACTATCGTACGCATATGCGAATTATGTTACGATCCATTCAAGTATTTTAAGGTTTATGAACTTGGGAAGTTTGTCAGTGCAATGACTTCTTGCTGTCTGGTAAAAACCAGTTGGAGTTCTACTGGGGCATCTATAAAGGCAACTAAAAATCAAACCAATTTTAGCAATGGCGAGAGTGATCAAGAGGACGTCTCTCTGACAAAAATACCCTGGATCGACGAAGAGACTGAGAAGGAACTAGTACCatttatcaaagagattgataGCATCATGGGAGCGAATCTCGGATTTGAGGATggtgatgaggatgaaaataTGGATGTAGAGATAAACGATTTGGAAGGCCGTAACGAAAGCGAGGATTTCATAATTGAAGGATATTACGAAGATGCACCTGGGGGCGATGGCGACTCggatgatgacgatgacgattACGTTGAGGGCGCTCAATCGGAGGAGGATGATGACGACTcggaagatgaggaagatcGCGCTACTTCGAATGGTAAGAGGAAACCAACCGAGGTGGACGATTATGAGTACATAGAAAAGACAAGGCGAAATACTCGAGTGACCACTCCAAAGAAACTAAAAGCACAATCTACGGAAGAGCAACGACCGGATGTTCAAATGTCGAGCCTAGAACAACAAGTATCGATTCTTATATCTCCTGAAGGTCAAAAACAGGATGCACAGGGCAACATATAG
- the COR1 gene encoding ubiquinol--cytochrome-c reductase subunit COR1 (similar to Saccharomyces cerevisiae COR1 (YBL045C); ancestral locus Anc_7.484): MLRTTSIRSSSHLLRRSIATQAAPKAEVTALSNGIVVATKHNPHSLTSSVGVVFGSGSTAENPYNNGVSNVWSNVFTGKQTAAEAAKKGFSLSSTVGRDFQSYIVDSKPGSASSALEFLQSKFSAPLNDSIFEETKNSVLSQVSNFEHNDHAGRVMEHLHSTAFQNTPLSLPTRGTVESIETLVPSDLQSFASNHFLASNAVVVGSGNISHQELVKAAESQISLKSGAKPVQKKQSSFLGSEVRLRDDTLPKAWISIAAEGEKITSPHYMTSLLAAQVFGSYNASEPASRLQGVKLLDILQEYQITDSFDHFSLGYKDSGLWGFTTTTSAVGSIDDLIHFTLKQWNRLTISVTDTEIARAKALLKLKLASAATDNASVATHLGAATLAQVEKTDLAEAYAAIDALTAKDVKQWAGDKLWDQDIAIAGVGQIEGLLDYMRIRADMSMMRW, from the coding sequence ATGTTGAGAACCACTAGTATTAGGTCTTCCTCTCATCTCTTGAGAAGATCCATTGCCACACAGGCCGCTCCAAAGGCTGAAGTTACCGCTCTTTCCAACGGTATCGTTGTCGCTACTAAGCACAACCCACATTCGCTTACTAGCTCCGTAGGTGTTGTCTTTGGTTCCGGTTCTACAGCTGAAAATCCATACAACAACGGTGTCTCGAACGTTTGGTCCAATGTCTTTACTGGTAAGCAAACTGCAGCTGAAGCAGCCAAGAAGGGTTTTTCTCTAAGTTCTACCGTTGGTAGAGATTTCCAATCCTACATCGTGGATTCCAAACCAGGTAGTGCATCTTCTGCACTGGAGTTCTTGCAAAGCAAGTTTTCTGCTCCTTTGAACGATTCCATTTTCGAAGAGACTAAGAACTCTGTATTGAGCCAAGTTAGTAACTTTGAACACAACGACCACGCTGGTCGTGTCATGGAGCACTTGCACTCTACGGCTTTCCAAAACACTCCATTGTCTCTTCCAACTAGAGGTACTGTCGAGTCCATTGAAACCTTGGTTCCATCCGATTTGCAATCCTTTGCTTCTAACCACTTTTTGGCTTCTAATGCCGTAGTGGTCGGTTCCGGTAACATTTCTCACCAAGAGCTAGTCAAAGCTGCTGAATCCCAAATCTCGTTGAAATCTGGTGCTAAGCCAGTTCAGAAGAAACAATCCTCTTTCTTGGGTTCCGAAGTTAGATTGAGAGATGACACTTTGCCAAAGGCTTGGATCTCTATCGCCgctgaaggtgaaaagatCACTTCTCCACACTACATGACTTCCCTATTGGCAGCTCAAGTGTTTGGCTCCTACAACGCTTCTGAGCCAGCTTCTAGACTGCAAGGTGTTAAGCTATTGGATATCCTTCAGGAATACCAAATCACTGACTCCTTTGATCATTTCTCTTTAGGTTACAAAGACTCTGGTCTATGGGGtttcaccaccaccactaGTGCTGTGGGCTCTATCGATGATCTAATCCACTTCACTTTGAAACAGTGGAACAGATTGACCATCTCTGTCACTGACACTGAGATCGCCCGTGCTAAGgctttgttgaaattgaaattggctTCTGCTGCTACCGACAACGCCTCTGTCGCTACCCATCTAGGTGCTGCTACTTTGGCTCAAGTCGAAAAGACCGACTTGGCCGAGGCTTACGCCGCAATCGATGCCTTGACCGCTAAGGACGTCAAGCAATGGGCTGGTGACAAATTGTGGGATCAAGATATCGCTATCGCCGGTGTCggtcaaattgaaggtcTATTGGATTACATGAGAATCAGAGCTGACATGTCCATGATGAGATGGTAA
- the EDE1 gene encoding Ede1p (similar to Saccharomyces cerevisiae EDE1 (YBL047C); ancestral locus Anc_7.488) translates to MSSITFQTPLTPEENNLFREQFRRLDDEELGIVTGEAVKPLFAASGLQAQTLSQVWALVDVNNNGFLSFDEFGAALRVIGHLQQYPSLAITSDLYAHPSAKLPVLNGSQVGIQRASSQTSAPIPVLAPQSLSKYSQLYDRAANGALTLPGDKAKDIFLKARLPTSTLGEVWALCDRNASGSLDKTEFVMAMHLIQLCMTNSPSVNPLPSTLPSQLWNSIGASVAATVAPLSANSTGRSSLGRRSTISRLSSGVFTSASTDWSLSMEKKQQFDAIFDSLDKARTGSLSSQVLVPFFLSSKLNQDTLASIWDLADIHNNAEFTKLEFAIAMFLIQKKNAGVELPDVVPDQLLHSPALGLYQQQQQPQLAVPSRETKPSFQDQVQPQIPQNSNNGSLNDLMALNSSFASPSPQPPIRHSSSNFGRDTGYTAAPASHSARNVPGQVDWSSPNVIREDEEERTMQGQYQVQSQQPQQQQMQPQAQPVQYQQVQQTHAPSVPQTVSKSVSPNAAHQTSNLSQVPNFASIGLSGASAAAGMVGAVGGSGHRNNDLYADAEASSQLSSATTEMANLSNQVNSLSKQATITNEKKARATQELKRVNEMKAAIEGKLATLRSTHEQNVKETETLEAQLAEANKESEGLNQQLAVIEGNYHATESKVRDLTDELQQAQQKNAQLKEQISSLNSNSAALQSRLAERQQHVKQERSLVDVNSRQLEVSQITVANFESEIQGLGEKLSVYLSKRKELDDYQKTVEEQHSQLQTKYQALETGNADLKAREEELENRNKQVEEQEKLYEQHVNRLQNMFVDLSKRKESLDKAEEDLEKQHIEYANKVQDLSERQMKLAMGELPSDSKEIISKNTASNANREEDVSKFVDDSVANSKLGNATNEDEERTESEVFDKDVPTNGSQTEADDESEAARHINEAERAENLADRFEGDLNEYGIPRSQSLTSSVANNPPQSVMDDTGLPQKLDESAGARTNDRDLTTAATQIPGHWEEPATSTAGTAQPTSSPEASSKTEAEPLSNDKAHFANKNVSQHTSSLVASGTAPSFEQVVPKSNNDTNEVFPPIKNLHIDDSTSSSSSSEDEFQDTREEAVAGVEKKKGFATTVGEDHPSKSNQQQTIATPSAPTAKDEFDDAFTGLEQAADEEGQDLADDHQNSGSMEAFEKIDHGDLDEELQHNAFTGTLTSDTGAPAGGPHDVSDNVSNDEWDEIFAGFGNAKVPVTNTNTGASTDIPVQQPVPLTQNFNSTSSPVNRKIATTPRSLAIEELSGMGFTEQEALGALEKTIGIWKQLPISCWTVLK, encoded by the coding sequence ATGAGTTCCATAACTTTTCAAACGCCTCTTACACCGGAGGAGAATAATTTGTTTCGCGAGCAGTTCCGCAGGctggatgatgaagaattgggAATAGTTACAGGCGAAGCTGTGAAACCCCTATTTGCCGCTTCTGGGTTACAAGCTCAAACTTTATCCCAGGTCTGGGCTCTTGTCGATGTGAATAACAATGGCTTTTTAAGTTTTGACGAATTTGGTGCTGCTCTGAGAGTAATCGGTCATTTGCAACAGTATCCAAGTTTAGCGATTACCAGCGATCTATATGCGCATCCTTCTGCTAAACTGCCCGTTTTGAATGGGTCCCAAGTGGGAATTCAACGTGCTAGTTCTCAAACTTCAGCACCAATTCCAGTGCTTGCACCTCAGAGCCTGTCGAAGTACTCCCAATTGTATGATAGAGCTGCAAATGGTGCCCTCACCTTGCCCGGTGACAAGGCTAAGGAtattttcttgaaggcTAGATTGCCTACATCTACTCTGGGAGAAGTGTGGGCTTTATGTGATAGAAATGCCTCCGGATCCTTGGATAAGACAGAGTTTGTTATGGCAATGCACTTGATCCAGTTGTGTATGACAAACAGCCCCTCAGTCAACCCATTGCCTTCTACACTACCTAGCCAATTGTGGAATTCCATTGGTGCCAGTGTTGCCGCTACAGTGGCTCCCTTGAGTGCCAACTCCACTGGCAGATCATCTCTTGGCAGACGAAGCACTATCTCACGTCTTTCTTCGGGTGTTTTCACTAGCGCTTCAACAGATTGGTCTTTGTcgatggagaagaaacagCAATTTGATGCAATCTTTGACTCTCTGGACAAAGCACGTACGGGGTCTCTCAGCTCGCAGGTTTTAGTTCCATTTTTCCTgtcttcaaagttgaatCAGGATACATTGGCTAGCATCTGGGATTTAGCTGATATTCACAACAATGCGGAGTTTACCAAACTGgaatttgcaattgcaatgTTTTtaattcaaaagaagaacgcTGGGGTGGAACTTCCCGATGTTGTCCCTGACCAGTTGTTGCATTCACCCGCTCTAGGTTTAtatcaacagcagcaacaaccTCAGTTAGCAGTTCCTTCTAGAGAAACGAAACCTTCATTTCAGGACCAAGTTCAACCTCAGATTCCTCAAAATTCAAACAACGGTTCATTGAATGACTTGATGGCTCTCAATAGCTCATTCGCCTCTCCTTCTCCACAACCACCCATTCGTCATAGTTCTAGCAACTTTGGACGAGACACAGGTTACACAGCTGCACCAGCCAGTCATTCGGCTAGAAATGTGCCTGGACAGGTAGATTGGAGCTCACCCAATGTCATACGggaggatgaagaagagaggaCGATGCAAGGCCAATACCAAGTGCAGTCTCAACAACCGCAGCAACAACAGATGCAGCCGCAAGCACAGCCAGTTCAATATCAACAGGTGCAGCAAACGCATGCTCCAAGTGTACCTCAAACGGTCTCGAAGAGTGTGTCTCCAAATGCCGCACATCAAACTTCCAACTTATCTCAAGTTCCCAACTTCGCATCCATTGGGCTCAGTGGGGCATCCGCTGCAGCAGGAATGGTGGGAGCTGTTGGAGGGTCAGGTCACCGAAACAATGATTTGTATGCGGATGCAGAGGCTTCTTCTCAGCTTTCATCAGCGACAACTGAGATGGCAAACTTATCCAATCAAGTGAACTCTTTGTCCAAACAGGCTACCATTACCAACGAGAAAAAGGCCAGGGCAACGCAGGAGCTCAAGCGCGTTAATGAGATGAAGGCTGCGATCGAAGGCAAGCTGGCGACATTGCGCTCTACTCATGAACAGAATGTTAAGGAAACTGAAACTTTGGAGGCTCAATTAGCCGAGGCAAACAAAGAATCTGAGGGTTTGAATCAGCAGTTAGCAGTAATCGAAGGTAACTATCACGCGACCGAGTCAAAAGTGAGGGACCTGACCGATGAGTTGCAGCAAGCTCAGCAAAAGAATGCCCAATTGAAAGAACAGATCTCGAGTCTGAACTCAAATTCGGCTGCTCTTCAATCACGGTTAGCGGAAAGACAGCAGCATGTGAAGCAGGAAAGATCTTTGGTCGATGTTAACAGCAGACAGCTAGAGGTAAGTCAAATCACGGTTGCAAATTTCGAAAGTGAAATCCAAGGACTTGGTGAAAAGTTATCTGTGTATCTATCGAAGCGCaaagaattggatgatTATCAGAAAACCGTCGAGGAACAACATTCCCAATTGCAAACCAAGTATCAAGCGCTGGAAACTGGAAATGCGGACTTGAAGGCCCGTGaggaagagcttgaaaaccGCAACAAACAAGTTGAGGAACAAGAGAAACTTTACGAGCAGCACGTCAATCGACTACAAAATATGTTCGTGGACCTTTCCAAGAGAAAGGAATCCCTGGACAAAGCTGAGGAGGATTTGGAAAAGCAACATATAGAATATGCTAATAAGGTTCAAGACCTATCTGAGAGACAGATGAAATTGGCCATGGGCGAATTGCCCAGTGACAGCAAGGAGATTATCTCGAAGAACACAGCATCAAATGCAAACCGCGAAGAAGATGTGTCCAAGTTCGTAGATGACAGTGTGGCAAACTCCAAACTAGGTAATGCAAcgaatgaagatgaggaaagaACTGAGAGCGAAGTTTTTGATAAGGATGTTCCCACCAATGGCTCACAAACGGAGGCTGACGACGAGTCCGAGGCTGCGAGACACATTAACGAAGCCGAACGAGCTGAAAATTTAGCCGATAGATTTGAAGGCGATCTAAATGAGTATGGAATTCCAAGGTCGCAGTCTCTTACCTCATCAGTGGCCAATAATCCTCCTCAATCTGTTATGGATGATACAGGATTACCACAGAAGCTTGACGAGTCTGCTGGTGCGAGGACAAATGATAGAGACTTGACGACAGCGGCTACTCAGATTCCGGGTCACTGGGAGGAACCTGCTACTTCCACTGCCGGCACTGCTCAGCCAACCTCTTCCCCAGAGGCGTCATCAAAGACAGAGGCTGAACCACTATCCAATGATAAAGCTCACTTTGCTAATAAAAATGTGTCACAACATACATCATCCCTGGTGGCTTCAGGAACTGCGCCAAGTTTTGAGCAAGTTGttccaaaatcaaataaCGATACTAATGAAGTATTTCCTCCAATAAAGAACCTTCACATCGATGACAGtacttcatcctcatcatcatctgaagatgaatttcaagatacAAGGGAAGAAGCTGTTGCCGgtgttgagaagaagaaggggTTCGCTACTACAGTAGGCGAAGATCACCCATCCAAGTCGAATCAACAGCAAACTATTGCTACCCCAAGTGCTCCAACTGCAAAGGATGAGTTCGATGATGCTTTCACTGGCCTAGAGCAGGCCGCTGATGAAGAGGGACAAGATTTAGCAGATGATCACCAGAACAGTGGCTCCATGGAAGCTTtcgaaaagattgatcacGGGGATTTGGACGAAGAGTTACAGCATAATGCATTTACAGGAACTCTAACAAGTGATACTGGTGCTCCCGCGGGGGGCCCTCACGACGTATCAGATAATGTTAGCAATGATGAATGGGATGAGATTTTTGCAGGGTTTGGAAATGCCAAAGTACCAGTGACTAATACAAACACGGGAGCGTCCACTGACATTCCAGTGCAGCAGCCAGTTCCCTTAACgcaaaatttcaattctacTAGCTCCCCAGTAAACCGTAAGATCGCCACCACTCCCAGATCTTTagccattgaagaattgagcGGTATGGGCTTCACTGAGCAGGAAGCTTTGGGCGCTTTGGAAAAAACAATTGGGATTTGGAAGCAGCtaccaatttcttgttggacAGTGCTTAAATGA
- the TDEL0C03500 gene encoding uncharacterized protein (similar to Saccharomyces cerevisiae YJR112W-A; ancestral locus Anc_7.487), which translates to MAFLVESWLFVRMLACRRIEICLRRRIYDMDNGRTWEFTSIDKYVVAVVVCLFSAVGSEFLQSFLSHGRRTFDLMDMAYNVVGSIVGILIAFWQER; encoded by the coding sequence ATGGCCTTCCTGGTGGAATCCTGGTTATTTGTTAGGATGTTAGCCTGCCGGAGGATTGAAATCTGCTTGAGGCGGAGAATTTATGATATGGACAATGGGCGTACTTGGGAATTCACGAGCATTGATAAATATGTGGTTGCAGTAGTAGTGTGTCTCTTTTCTGCTGTGGGCAGTGAATTCTTGCAGAGCTTCTTGTCTCATGGAAGGCGGACTTTTGATCTTATGGATATGGCGTACAACGTTGTGGGTAGCATTGTTGGGATTTTGATTGCGTTTTGGCAGGAGCGGTAA
- the ECM13 gene encoding Ecm13p (similar to Saccharomyces cerevisiae ECM13 (YBL043W) and YJR115W; ancestral locus Anc_7.483): MNATLGQQYLLASKARGKLERCAQCGKNKDYNLRVLVGHANLLDRLLSGIDKYRGKAAQRAEECSVEYISSEDDFDEQCREFPSSSSASDSSSSDYESDEEDEYDEALRYTPLSLCGNQGQPPVVAIASEQLCDDYESDSESDVEHQTMAPLEFHCEPIHA, from the coding sequence ATGAACGCAACGCTTGGACAACAATATCTGCTTGCCAGTAAGGCTCGCGGGAAGCTTGAGCGCTGTGCTCAGTGTGGTAAGAACAAAGATTACAATTTAAGAGTGCTAGTAGGTCATGCAAATTTGCTAGATCGTTTGCTAAGCGGTATTGACAAATATCGTGGGAAAGCTGCACAACGCGCCGAAGAGTGCAGTGTGGAATATATATCTAGTGAAGacgattttgatgaacaatgTCGTGAATTCCCTTCTTCGAGTAGCGCAAGTGATTCTAGCTCTTCAGATTATGAGTCTGACGAGGAAGACGAGTATGACGAGGCACTTCGTTATACGCCTTTGTCTCTTTGCGGTAACCAGGGGCAACCGCCCGTGGTAGCGATCGCCAGCGAACAACTTTGCGACGATTATGAAAGCGACAGTGAAAGCGATGTTGAACATCAAACAATGGCTCCTTTGGAGTTTCATTGTGAGCCGATACACGCTTGA